One stretch of Archangium lipolyticum DNA includes these proteins:
- a CDS encoding LysR substrate-binding domain-containing protein, whose amino-acid sequence MELRHLRYFSAVADTLHFGRAARRIHVSQPTLSQQIRQLEEELGSPLFERARSGVRLTQAGELFRTYASRALEDVDAGRVAVSALRGLATGTLRVGYPPSMRGVVVPALAAVLRRHPRLALSAEEAVVRRVERRLTDGKLDVGLGYSPARSPDLDTEPVFDSRLGLVVARGHPLAGAESVGAKQLAGEPFALLSRGLRVRARVDAYFDAMRLAPHIALESNAVATVLAMVRAGLAITVLPEPRLPDAERLVVKRLSPAPRTELAALLWRKGAPRTPAAELFASEVRARSKEDAG is encoded by the coding sequence ATGGAGCTCCGCCACCTCCGCTACTTCTCCGCCGTCGCCGACACGCTGCATTTCGGACGCGCCGCGCGGCGCATCCACGTCTCGCAGCCCACGCTGTCGCAGCAGATCCGCCAGCTCGAGGAGGAGCTCGGCTCGCCGCTCTTCGAACGGGCGCGCAGTGGCGTGCGGCTGACGCAGGCGGGCGAGCTATTCCGCACGTACGCGTCACGAGCGCTGGAGGACGTGGACGCCGGCCGGGTGGCGGTGAGCGCGCTGCGCGGGCTGGCCACGGGGACGCTGCGCGTGGGCTACCCACCGAGCATGCGCGGTGTCGTGGTGCCCGCATTGGCCGCCGTGCTGCGCAGACATCCTCGCCTGGCCCTGAGCGCCGAGGAGGCGGTGGTAAGACGGGTGGAACGGCGGCTCACGGACGGCAAGCTGGATGTGGGGCTGGGGTACTCGCCCGCGCGCTCACCGGACCTCGACACGGAGCCGGTGTTCGACAGCAGGCTGGGGCTCGTGGTGGCGCGGGGGCACCCGCTGGCCGGAGCGGAGTCCGTGGGGGCGAAGCAGCTCGCGGGCGAGCCATTCGCGTTGCTCTCGCGAGGGCTGCGCGTCCGCGCGCGAGTGGACGCCTACTTCGATGCCATGCGGCTCGCGCCGCACATCGCGCTCGAGTCGAACGCGGTGGCCACGGTGCTCGCGATGGTGCGCGCGGGCCTCGCCATCACCGTGCTGCCCGAGCCACGGCTCCCCGACGCCGAACGGCTGGTGGTGAAACGTCTGTCCCCGGCACCGCGAACCGAGCTCGCGGCGCTCCTCTGGCGCAAGGGCGCGCCGCGCACACCGGCGGCGGAGCTGTTCGCGTCGGAGGTGCGCGCACGGTCGAAGGAAGACGCGGGGTGA